A single genomic interval of Calditerrivibrio sp. harbors:
- a CDS encoding MBOAT family protein: MLFNSHEFIFLFLPISLVVYFILNRLRLTLASKTWLVVMSLIFYSWWDVKYLPLILGSMTFNYA, from the coding sequence ATGCTATTTAACTCACATGAGTTTATATTTTTATTTTTACCGATAAGTTTGGTTGTTTATTTTATATTGAATCGGTTGAGGTTAACGCTTGCGTCTAAGACGTGGCTTGTTGTGATGTCTCTTATATTTTATAGTTGGTGGGATGTTAAGTATTTACCGTTGATATTGGGTTCTATGACGTTTAATTATGCGA